One genomic region from Magallana gigas chromosome 3, xbMagGiga1.1, whole genome shotgun sequence encodes:
- the LOC105343482 gene encoding uncharacterized protein, with translation MGGLNLYLFLLYGCFLNVTSFLKTGTSPSSPNIALRTCMRAAGYYRLLPDEINRDKFSTSMQKWCLVHERVLPCIQNSIENNKLRSPSDWFFSMTFDFEMAKRTSIAMCKKLKKFRRKLKCINSSSLRRARRCVKTLTLPLRQTLTALYMQNKTDSYDARRLACIISAATATCYKEKMRSCRGYLRDYIGAYHVIFGGKCLSVLPVTSGEFVNDSIIMPRQADKNWITIVQSLLKEVGIDFLPKSMISEIQSTTITSLQETQSNTNRPMAPLTTSDDVSNESMFAPENDASIMSHEYDTEMTTKSSDSKKNKNKGTGRSGNTTNELESKENGTETDSVVFESEENVYSQGSNFTSIILPTEETNMTSETSDDSESDHVNNKSDDVGSDISQEMTTVISDQNRAYTFSSSSTESPLNKSRTRVSASSVSDKSISQKLSVSTLPLFLPLVFVISAMFC, from the exons ATGGGAG gACTAAACCTTTATCTTTTCCTTCTATATGGATGTTTCTTAAACGTGActtcatttttgaaaactggaaccTCGCCTTCCTCTCCAAACATTGCCCTGAGGACCTGTATGAGGGCAGCAGGCTATTACAGGCTATTACCCGATGAAATCAATAGAGACAAGTTTTCCACGTCCATGCAAAAATGGTGCTT AGTACATGAACGTGTTTTACCTTGTATCCAGAACTCTATCGAAAACAACAAACTTCGGAGTCCCTCGGACTGGTTCTTCTCTATGACTTTTGATTTCGAAATGGCAAAGAGGACATCGATTGCAATGTGCAAAAAGCTGAAAA aGTTTCGTAGAAAACTGAAATGTATCAACAGCTCCAGTCTAAGACGAGCTAGAAGATGTGTGAAGACTTTGACCTTGCCTTTAAGACAAACCCTAACTGCACTGTACATGCAAAACAAGACCGACAGTTACGACGCTCGCAGATTGGCGTGTAT AATATCAGCTGCGACAGCAACGTGCTATAAGGAGAAGATGCGATCCTGCAGAGGTTATCTGCGGGATTATATTGGTGCTTATCATGTGATCTTTGGCGGGAAGTGTTTGTCCGTCCTTCCGGTTACATCAGGAGAGTTTGTGAATGACTCGATCATCATGCCAAGACAGGCTGATAAAAACTGGATCACTATTGTTCAATCCCTCTTAAAGGAAGTAGGAATTGACTTTCTACCCAAAAGTATGATATCAGAAATCCAATCAACGACGATAACGTCATTACAGGAGACCCAATCAAATACCAATCGACCAATGGCGCCATTGACAACCAGTGATGACGTCAGCAATGAGTCAATGTTTGCACCAGAAAATGACGCTAGTATAATGTCCCACGAGTATGATACGGAGATGACTACCAAATCTTCAGatagcaaaaaaaataaaaacaaaggcACTGGAAGATCAGGAAATACAACTAATGAATTGGAAAGTAAAGAAAATGGTACAGAAACTGACTCCGTAgtatttgaaagtgaagaaaatGTTTATAGCCAGGGATCAAATTTCACAAGTATTATACTTCCGACAGAAGAAACGAATATGACGTCTGAAACCAGTGACGACAGCGAAAGTGATCACGTTAACAACAAATCAGATGACGTCGGCAGTGATATAAGCCAAGAAATGACTACCGTGATTTCTGATCAAAATCGTGCGTACACATTTTCATCCAGTTCTACGGAATCGCCTCTGAATAAATCGAGGACACGTGTTTCAGCGTCATCTGTATCAGACAAGtccatttctcaaaaactatccgTGTCGACTTTGCCCTTATTTTTGCCCCTTGTGTTTGTTATTTCAGCTATGTTCTGTTGA